A single Actinomadura algeriensis DNA region contains:
- the era gene encoding GTPase Era has product MTSTGDLTTAPPPEGFRAGFACFIGRPNVGKSTLMNALVGTKVAITSSRPQTTRRAIRGIVHRPDGQLVVVDTPGLHKPRTLLGERLDSLVRSTLTEVDVIGFCVPADQPVGPGDKYIARELAGVKKTPIVAIVTKTDLAAPEQVAEQLLAVGRLGEFADIVPCSAEDGFQVDLVGELLISRLPEGMPLYPEGDLTDEPEQVMIGELIREAALEGVRDELPHSIAVVVDEMAPREGRDDLVDVYAHLFVERPSQKGIIIGHRGARLREVGAAARRQIEALLGTKIYLDLRVSVLKDWQRDPKQLRRLGFYD; this is encoded by the coding sequence GTGACTTCGACCGGAGATCTGACGACCGCGCCGCCGCCCGAGGGATTTCGGGCCGGGTTCGCCTGCTTCATCGGGCGGCCGAACGTCGGCAAGTCGACGCTGATGAACGCGCTGGTCGGCACCAAGGTGGCGATCACCAGCAGCCGCCCGCAGACGACCCGGCGGGCGATCCGCGGCATCGTCCACCGGCCGGACGGGCAGCTCGTCGTGGTCGACACGCCGGGCCTGCACAAGCCGCGGACGCTGCTCGGCGAGCGGCTCGACAGCCTCGTCCGGTCCACCCTCACCGAGGTCGACGTCATCGGTTTCTGCGTGCCCGCCGACCAGCCCGTCGGCCCCGGGGACAAGTACATCGCCCGCGAGCTGGCGGGGGTGAAGAAGACCCCGATCGTGGCGATCGTCACCAAGACCGACCTCGCCGCGCCGGAGCAGGTCGCCGAGCAGCTCCTCGCCGTGGGACGGCTGGGGGAGTTCGCCGACATCGTCCCGTGCTCGGCGGAGGACGGCTTCCAGGTCGACCTGGTGGGCGAGCTGCTGATCTCCCGGCTGCCGGAGGGCATGCCCCTGTACCCGGAGGGCGACCTCACCGACGAGCCCGAGCAGGTGATGATCGGCGAACTGATCCGGGAGGCGGCGCTCGAGGGCGTCCGGGACGAGCTGCCGCACTCCATCGCCGTCGTGGTGGACGAGATGGCGCCGCGCGAGGGACGCGACGACCTCGTCGACGTCTACGCGCACCTGTTCGTCGAGCGGCCCAGCCAGAAGGGCATCATCATCGGGCATCGCGGTGCGCGGCTGCGCGAGGTCGGGGCGGCCGCGCGGCGGCAGATCGAGGCGCTGCTCGGCACGAAGATCTACCTGGATCTGCGGGTCAGCGTCCTCAAGGACTGGCAGCGCGACCCCAAGCAGCTGCGGCGGCTGGGCTTCTACGACTGA
- a CDS encoding isoprenyl transferase, giving the protein MSRAVLPPEPHRDGARPPAIPADLVPRHVAIVMDGNGRWAKERGLPRTEGHKRGEDSLFDVIMGAIELGVPYLSAYAFSTENWKRSPDEVKFLMGFNRDVIRRRRDQLHSMGVRVRWAGRRPRLWRSVIKELETAEEMTRDNDVLTLQFCVNYGGRAEILDATAAIARDVRDGRLNPDKIDEKVFARYLDEPSIPDVDLFLRSSGEQRTSNFLLWQSAYAEMVFLDTLWPDFDRRHLWHACELYASRDRRYGGAVPNPVEPAASGH; this is encoded by the coding sequence GTGAGCAGGGCTGTTCTGCCGCCGGAGCCGCATCGGGACGGGGCGAGGCCGCCCGCGATCCCGGCGGACCTGGTGCCGCGGCACGTCGCCATCGTGATGGACGGCAACGGCCGCTGGGCCAAGGAGCGCGGGCTCCCGCGCACCGAGGGGCACAAGCGCGGCGAGGACTCGCTCTTCGACGTCATCATGGGCGCGATCGAGCTGGGCGTCCCGTACCTGTCGGCGTACGCGTTCTCCACCGAGAACTGGAAGCGTTCCCCGGACGAGGTGAAGTTCCTCATGGGCTTCAACCGGGACGTGATCCGCCGCCGCCGGGACCAGCTCCACTCGATGGGCGTCCGCGTCAGGTGGGCGGGGCGACGCCCGCGGCTGTGGCGCAGCGTCATCAAGGAGCTGGAGACGGCCGAGGAGATGACCCGCGACAACGACGTCCTCACCCTGCAGTTCTGCGTGAACTACGGAGGCCGGGCGGAGATCCTGGACGCCACGGCGGCGATCGCCCGCGACGTCCGCGACGGCCGCCTCAACCCCGACAAGATCGACGAGAAGGTGTTCGCCCGCTATCTGGACGAACCGTCGATCCCGGACGTCGACCTGTTCCTGCGCTCGTCCGGCGAGCAGCGCACGTCGAACTTCCTGCTGTGGCAGTCGGCGTACGCGGAGATGGTGTTCCTCGACACCCTGTGGCCCGACTTCGACCGCCGGCACCTGTGGCACGCGTGCGAGCTGTACGCGTCCCGCGACCGCCGCTACGGCGGCGCCGTCCCCAACCCGGTGGAACCCGCCGCGAGCGGCCACTGA
- a CDS encoding DUF6703 family protein: MERGGGMPGGRATGSAGPAGRDGATGLRAAVERWSAAPVVFLHRLPRWVLLAAVFGLLVLGMAGTGRAAAAGLFVLALFLGWFAYLNWPVLDASGRLLRVVATTVLAGFAVARIIGRF, from the coding sequence GTGGAGAGGGGAGGCGGCATGCCGGGCGGACGCGCGACGGGATCGGCCGGGCCCGCGGGACGGGACGGCGCGACGGGCCTGCGGGCGGCGGTGGAGCGGTGGAGCGCCGCGCCGGTGGTGTTCCTGCACCGGCTGCCGCGCTGGGTGCTGCTCGCCGCGGTGTTCGGGCTGCTGGTGCTCGGCATGGCGGGAACGGGCCGGGCCGCGGCGGCGGGCCTGTTCGTGCTCGCGCTGTTCCTCGGCTGGTTCGCCTACCTCAACTGGCCCGTGCTGGACGCGTCGGGACGGCTGCTGCGGGTCGTCGCGACGACCGTCCTCGCCGGGTTCGCCGTGGCACGGATCATAGGCCGATTTTGA
- the recO gene encoding DNA repair protein RecO: protein MTLYRDEGVVLRTQKLGEADRIVTVLTRRTGRIRAAAKGVRKTKSRFGARLEPFTHVDLQLYERRSLDLITQAETLRPYGERLVADYSRYTAGTAMLETAEKLTDEGEPALRQFLLLVGGLRTLADRAHDARLVLDAFLLRSLSVAGWAPALDECCRCGARGGLRGFAIAAGGAVCANCRRPGAATPAPPTFRLMLALLRGDWEYADASEPRHRVETSGLVAAYLQWHLEHGIRSLRHVERDGDFDETTGDPAGGDDIRERV from the coding sequence GTGACCCTCTACCGCGACGAAGGCGTCGTCCTGCGCACCCAGAAGCTGGGCGAGGCCGACCGCATCGTGACGGTGCTGACCCGGCGCACCGGCCGGATCCGCGCCGCCGCGAAGGGCGTCCGCAAGACCAAGTCCCGGTTCGGGGCGCGCCTGGAGCCGTTCACCCACGTCGACCTCCAGCTGTACGAGCGGCGGTCGCTCGACCTCATCACGCAGGCCGAGACGCTGCGCCCCTACGGGGAACGCCTGGTCGCCGACTACTCCCGCTACACCGCCGGGACGGCGATGCTGGAGACCGCCGAGAAGCTCACCGACGAGGGGGAGCCCGCGCTGCGCCAGTTCCTGCTGCTGGTCGGCGGGCTGCGGACGCTCGCCGACCGCGCCCACGACGCGCGCCTGGTGCTCGACGCCTTCCTGCTGCGGTCGCTGTCGGTCGCCGGGTGGGCGCCCGCGCTGGACGAGTGCTGCCGGTGCGGCGCGCGCGGCGGGCTGCGCGGCTTCGCGATCGCCGCGGGCGGCGCCGTCTGCGCGAACTGCCGCCGTCCGGGGGCCGCGACGCCCGCGCCGCCCACGTTCCGGCTGATGCTGGCGCTGCTGCGCGGCGACTGGGAGTACGCCGACGCCAGCGAGCCGCGCCACCGCGTGGAGACCAGCGGCCTCGTCGCCGCCTACCTGCAGTGGCATCTCGAGCACGGGATCCGCTCGCTGCGGCACGTGGAACGCGACGGAGACTTCGACGAGACCACCGGCGACCCGGCCGGCGGAGACGACATCAGGGAGAGAGTGTGA
- a CDS encoding Fur family transcriptional regulator, giving the protein MTTARRDAVRQALAGCEGFRSAQDIYADLRADGSKIGLTTVYRALQALSDSGEVDVLRTDEGEAVYRACRTEEHHHHLVCRNCGRTVEVEGPAVERWADAIGAEHGFTEITHTVEVFGTCADCAS; this is encoded by the coding sequence ATGACGACGGCCCGCCGGGACGCGGTGCGGCAGGCGCTGGCCGGCTGCGAGGGATTTCGCAGCGCCCAGGACATCTACGCCGACCTGCGCGCCGACGGCTCCAAGATCGGCCTGACGACCGTGTACCGCGCGCTGCAGGCGCTCAGCGACTCGGGGGAGGTCGACGTCCTGCGCACCGACGAGGGCGAGGCCGTCTACCGCGCCTGCCGGACCGAGGAGCACCACCACCACCTGGTCTGCCGCAACTGCGGCCGGACGGTCGAGGTGGAGGGCCCCGCCGTGGAACGCTGGGCCGACGCGATCGGCGCCGAGCACGGATTCACCGAGATCACCCACACCGTCGAGGTCTTCGGCACCTGCGCCGACTGCGCCTCCTGA
- a CDS encoding protealysin inhibitor emfourin: MKVSVVRSGGFAGIERRAESDSVSDPVLAGLVRRVDLGSVPPPGRIPDQYLYEIDIDGRQATVGEAQLSGPLRELVHHVLGRAR; the protein is encoded by the coding sequence GTGAAGGTGTCAGTCGTCCGCAGCGGGGGGTTCGCCGGGATCGAGCGGCGGGCCGAGTCCGACAGCGTGAGCGACCCGGTCCTGGCCGGGCTCGTCCGGCGCGTCGATCTCGGCTCGGTGCCCCCGCCCGGCCGGATCCCCGACCAGTACCTGTACGAGATCGACATCGACGGCCGGCAGGCGACCGTCGGTGAGGCCCAGCTCAGCGGGCCGCTGCGCGAACTCGTCCATCACGTCCTCGGCCGCGCCCGCTGA
- the leuA gene encoding 2-isopropylmalate synthase, whose translation MYPAQQPSGMPFERYRPFAPVKPTDRTWPDAVIERAPRWCAVDLRDGNQALIDPMDAHRKLRMFELLVQMGYKEIEVGFPAASQTDYDFVRQIIDEGRIPDDVVIQVLTQARPELIERTFESVRGAKRAIVHLYNSTSTLQRRVVFGQDRDGITAIAVEGAKLCAKLAQDMGDTEIFFQYSPESFTGTELEYAVEVCNAVNDVWKPTPDRKVIVNLPATVEMATPNVYADQIEWMSRNLAYRDSVILSLHPHNDRGTAVAAAELGYMAGADRIEGCLFGNGERTGNVCLVTLGLNMFTQGIDPQIDFSDIDEVRRTVEYCNQLPVHERHPYGGDLVYTAFSGSHQDAINKGFDHLRRDAEAAGTPVDEYRWEVPYLPIDPHDVGRTYEAVIRVNSQSGKGGVAYVMKTEHSLELPRRLQIEFSRVVQEHTDHEGGEVDPARMWEIFEAEFLSNGPRVGLLAHRATSRVDEKDALACDVRVDGEIREIEGLGNGPVSAFEDALATVGIDVRVLDYAEHAMSAGGDARAAAYVECDVNGSTVWGVGIDGNIVTASLKAMLSAVNRVARAQRK comes from the coding sequence ATGTATCCGGCACAGCAGCCCTCCGGTATGCCCTTCGAGCGCTACCGCCCCTTCGCCCCGGTCAAGCCGACCGACCGCACCTGGCCCGACGCCGTGATCGAGCGGGCCCCGCGCTGGTGCGCGGTAGACCTGCGGGACGGCAACCAGGCGCTGATCGACCCGATGGACGCGCACCGCAAGCTGCGGATGTTCGAGCTGCTGGTCCAGATGGGTTACAAGGAGATCGAGGTCGGGTTCCCCGCGGCGAGCCAGACCGACTACGACTTCGTCCGGCAGATCATCGACGAGGGCCGGATCCCCGACGACGTGGTGATCCAGGTGCTGACGCAGGCCCGCCCGGAACTGATCGAGCGGACGTTCGAGTCGGTGCGGGGCGCGAAGCGGGCGATCGTCCACCTGTACAACTCCACCAGCACGCTGCAGCGCCGCGTGGTGTTCGGGCAGGACCGCGACGGGATCACCGCGATCGCCGTCGAGGGCGCGAAGCTGTGCGCCAAGCTCGCCCAGGACATGGGCGACACCGAGATCTTTTTCCAGTACTCGCCGGAGTCGTTCACCGGCACCGAGCTGGAGTACGCCGTCGAGGTCTGCAACGCCGTCAACGACGTGTGGAAGCCGACCCCGGACCGCAAGGTCATCGTGAACCTGCCGGCGACGGTCGAGATGGCCACGCCGAACGTGTACGCCGACCAGATCGAGTGGATGAGCCGCAACCTGGCCTACCGCGACTCGGTCATCCTGTCGCTGCACCCGCACAACGACCGCGGCACCGCGGTGGCCGCCGCCGAGCTGGGCTACATGGCGGGCGCCGACCGCATCGAGGGCTGCCTGTTCGGCAACGGCGAGCGCACCGGCAACGTGTGCCTGGTGACCCTGGGGCTGAACATGTTCACCCAGGGGATCGACCCGCAGATCGACTTCTCCGACATCGACGAGGTCCGCCGCACCGTCGAGTACTGCAACCAGCTGCCCGTCCACGAGCGCCATCCCTACGGCGGCGACCTGGTCTACACCGCGTTCTCCGGCTCCCACCAGGACGCCATCAACAAGGGCTTCGACCATCTGCGGCGCGACGCCGAGGCCGCCGGGACGCCCGTGGACGAGTACCGCTGGGAGGTCCCGTACCTGCCGATCGACCCGCACGACGTGGGCCGCACCTACGAGGCGGTCATCCGGGTCAACAGCCAGTCCGGCAAGGGCGGCGTCGCCTACGTCATGAAGACCGAGCACTCGCTGGAGCTGCCGCGCCGCCTGCAGATCGAGTTCTCGCGGGTGGTGCAGGAGCACACCGACCACGAGGGCGGCGAGGTCGACCCCGCCCGCATGTGGGAGATCTTCGAGGCCGAGTTCCTGTCCAACGGGCCCCGCGTCGGCCTGCTGGCGCACCGTGCGACGTCCCGCGTCGACGAGAAGGACGCCCTGGCCTGCGACGTCCGCGTGGACGGCGAGATCCGTGAGATCGAGGGGCTGGGCAACGGCCCGGTGTCGGCGTTCGAGGACGCCCTCGCCACCGTCGGGATCGACGTCCGCGTCCTGGACTACGCCGAGCACGCGATGAGCGCCGGCGGCGACGCCCGCGCCGCCGCCTACGTCGAGTGCGACGTGAACGGCAGCACCGTCTGGGGCGTCGGCATCGACGGCAACATCGTCACCGCCTCGCTCAAGGCGATGCTGTCGGCCGTCAACCGCGTCGCCCGCGCGCAGCGGAAGTAG
- a CDS encoding OsmC family protein, translating into MATTRTANAHWEGPLMGGQGTVSLDSSKTGTFDVTWPSRAEEPGGKTSPEELIAAAHSTCYSMALSHGLAGAGTPPEKVDTKAEVTFQPGEGITGIHLTVRASVPGLSAGDFEKAAQDAKAGCPVSKALAGTKITLDAALV; encoded by the coding sequence ATGGCTACGACTCGCACCGCCAACGCGCACTGGGAAGGGCCGCTGATGGGCGGCCAGGGCACGGTTTCGCTGGACTCCTCCAAGACCGGCACGTTCGACGTCACGTGGCCGTCGCGCGCCGAGGAGCCGGGTGGGAAGACGAGCCCGGAGGAGCTCATCGCCGCCGCGCACTCCACCTGCTACTCCATGGCGCTCTCGCACGGCCTCGCCGGGGCCGGGACGCCGCCGGAAAAGGTCGACACCAAGGCCGAGGTCACCTTCCAGCCGGGCGAGGGCATCACCGGGATCCACCTGACGGTCCGGGCCTCCGTGCCGGGGCTGTCGGCGGGCGACTTCGAGAAGGCCGCGCAGGACGCCAAGGCCGGCTGCCCGGTCAGCAAGGCCCTCGCGGGCACGAAGATCACCCTGGACGCGGCGCTGGTGTAG
- a CDS encoding antibiotic biosynthesis monooxygenase family protein, with protein MIAITRYRVPGGDADGFAARMGAVLTVLSASPGFRTGRLARTVDDPDLWALVTEWDGAGFYRRALGAPAVRMEFIPLAAYALDEPGAYEIVTTA; from the coding sequence ATGATCGCGATAACCCGGTACCGGGTGCCCGGCGGGGACGCCGACGGCTTCGCCGCCCGCATGGGCGCGGTGCTCACCGTGCTGTCCGCCAGTCCCGGATTCCGCACCGGCCGGCTCGCCCGCACCGTCGACGACCCGGACCTGTGGGCACTGGTCACCGAATGGGACGGAGCAGGATTTTACCGGCGCGCCCTCGGTGCGCCCGCCGTCAGGATGGAGTTCATCCCGCTGGCCGCGTACGCCTTGGACGAGCCCGGGGCCTACGAGATCGTCACCACCGCCTGA
- a CDS encoding M4 family metallopeptidase: MRCHIVPPHMLERLARDAADPVLSARARRTMALTSAHYVERLVPPPARSPEEDFVPKRTIHDAQGRETLPGRTVRKEGDPATGDATVDRSYDWLGATFDFFEEIYRRDSIDGAGLPLISTVHYGDGYANAFWNGEQMVYGDGDGVVFTDFTGPLDVTGHELVHGITQHTANLEYYGQAGALNESVSDVFGSLVKQWHLGQGAGEADWLIGVGLLAEGVQGVALRSMKEPGTAYDDPRLGKDPQPGHMDDYVETYRDNGGVHINSGIPNRAFYLAATAIGGNAWEKAGRVWYDVLTGGALAVDVDFAGFAAETVRAAARRFGADAAETEAVRGGWTGVGVSVTQTAEALG, encoded by the coding sequence ATGAGATGCCACATCGTGCCACCGCACATGCTGGAACGCCTCGCCCGCGACGCCGCCGACCCGGTCCTGAGCGCGCGCGCCCGCCGAACCATGGCCCTCACATCCGCACACTACGTCGAACGGCTGGTGCCGCCTCCCGCACGCTCCCCGGAGGAGGACTTCGTCCCGAAACGGACGATCCACGACGCGCAGGGCCGCGAGACGCTGCCCGGCCGGACCGTCCGCAAGGAGGGCGACCCGGCCACCGGCGACGCGACCGTCGACCGCTCCTACGACTGGCTCGGCGCCACCTTCGACTTCTTCGAGGAGATCTACCGGCGCGACTCCATCGACGGCGCCGGGCTGCCGCTGATCTCGACCGTCCACTACGGCGACGGGTACGCCAACGCCTTCTGGAACGGCGAGCAGATGGTGTACGGGGACGGCGACGGGGTCGTCTTCACCGACTTCACCGGCCCGCTCGACGTCACCGGCCACGAACTCGTCCACGGCATCACCCAGCACACCGCGAACCTGGAGTACTACGGCCAGGCGGGCGCGCTGAACGAGTCGGTCTCCGACGTGTTCGGCTCGCTGGTCAAGCAGTGGCACCTCGGGCAGGGCGCCGGAGAGGCCGACTGGCTGATCGGCGTGGGCCTGCTCGCCGAGGGCGTCCAGGGCGTCGCGCTGCGCTCGATGAAGGAGCCCGGCACCGCCTACGACGACCCACGCCTGGGTAAAGACCCACAACCCGGGCATATGGACGACTATGTCGAGACGTACCGTGACAACGGCGGCGTCCACATCAACTCGGGCATCCCGAACCGCGCGTTCTACCTGGCGGCCACCGCGATCGGCGGGAACGCCTGGGAGAAGGCGGGCCGCGTGTGGTATGACGTCCTCACCGGCGGCGCGCTGGCGGTGGACGTCGACTTCGCCGGCTTCGCCGCCGAGACCGTCCGGGCCGCCGCCCGCCGTTTCGGCGCGGACGCCGCCGAGACGGAGGCGGTCCGCGGCGGATGGACGGGCGTCGGCGTGTCCGTCACGCAGACCGCGGAGGCGTTGGGTTAA
- a CDS encoding metal ABC transporter permease, producing MIEMLQYDFMRVALVMAVLIGLTAPAVGTFLVQRRLSLLGDGVGHIALTGIGLGLLTGTSPVLAALAVSVLGAVAIEVLRARSRSGGDVALALIFYGGLAGGVILTNREGGGASLQSYLFGSISSVTVSDLYVVAGLAVVVLGVIAVFGRELFLLCQDEEVARAAGLPVRFLSILIAVTAAATVVIAMRAIGLLLVSALMIVPVAAAQQVTRGFRGTMLVAMAVGVLSAVAGLAGSFEYDLPPGPSIVLLALVVFAVAVAGGTVVRRRRARAGEAREVIPDRAGPGVQAEAEVLRG from the coding sequence GTGATCGAGATGCTGCAGTACGACTTCATGCGCGTCGCCCTCGTGATGGCGGTGCTGATCGGGCTGACGGCGCCCGCCGTGGGCACGTTCCTGGTGCAACGCCGGCTGTCGCTGCTCGGCGACGGCGTCGGCCACATCGCGCTGACCGGCATCGGCCTGGGCCTGCTGACCGGCACCTCCCCGGTGCTCGCCGCGCTGGCCGTGTCGGTGCTCGGCGCGGTCGCCATCGAGGTGCTGCGGGCCCGCAGCCGCAGCGGCGGCGACGTCGCGCTCGCGCTGATCTTCTACGGCGGGCTGGCGGGCGGCGTGATCCTGACGAACCGGGAGGGCGGCGGCGCGAGCCTGCAGTCCTACCTGTTCGGCTCGATCAGCAGCGTGACGGTCTCCGACCTGTACGTCGTCGCCGGGCTCGCCGTCGTCGTGCTCGGCGTCATCGCGGTGTTCGGCCGCGAACTGTTCCTGCTGTGCCAGGACGAGGAGGTGGCGCGGGCCGCGGGCCTGCCCGTCCGGTTCCTCAGCATCCTCATCGCGGTGACGGCCGCGGCGACCGTCGTGATCGCGATGCGCGCGATCGGGCTGCTGCTGGTCAGCGCGCTGATGATCGTCCCGGTGGCGGCGGCGCAGCAGGTGACCCGCGGGTTCCGGGGGACGATGCTGGTGGCGATGGCGGTCGGTGTACTGTCGGCCGTGGCGGGCCTGGCGGGCTCGTTCGAGTACGATCTGCCCCCGGGCCCCTCGATCGTGCTGCTCGCCCTGGTGGTGTTCGCGGTCGCGGTCGCCGGGGGGACCGTGGTTCGACGCAGACGCGCGCGGGCGGGCGAGGCCCGGGAGGTGATCCCGGACCGGGCCGGTCCCGGCGTGCAAGCCGAGGCGGAGGTGCTCAGAGGATGA
- a CDS encoding metal ABC transporter substrate-binding protein has protein sequence MLRSRKTLRNLPAAALALTGLAAGLTACGDAGTDAPPGTTEVVASFYPMAWLAEQVGGDDVHVRTLTAPGAEPHDLELTAKQVANVQEAELALYVKGLQPAVDDAVDQHAKESALDAASVVKTLPTPAEEEGHEHGHEGEGEHAHEHAHEEGHEEGHDHGDAGYDPHIWLDPARMATIATALGDRLAKADAENAAEYENRAKTVAKQLTDLDAKFKDGLATCERKEIVTAHAAFGYLTHRYGLTQISIAGVDPSNEPSPARLAELTEHVKEVGATTVFTETLVSPKVAETLAREAGVKTAVLDPVEGVEEGSSDTYLTIMNKNLETLRPALGCS, from the coding sequence GTGCTCAGATCCCGCAAAACCCTGCGAAACCTCCCCGCCGCCGCGCTCGCCCTGACCGGGCTGGCGGCCGGACTCACCGCCTGCGGCGACGCGGGCACCGACGCGCCCCCCGGCACCACCGAGGTCGTCGCGTCCTTCTACCCGATGGCGTGGCTGGCCGAGCAGGTCGGCGGGGACGACGTCCACGTGCGGACGCTCACCGCGCCGGGAGCCGAGCCCCACGACCTCGAGCTCACCGCCAAGCAGGTCGCGAACGTCCAGGAGGCCGAGCTCGCCCTCTACGTGAAGGGCCTGCAGCCGGCCGTGGACGACGCGGTGGACCAGCACGCGAAGGAGTCGGCGCTCGACGCCGCGAGCGTGGTGAAGACGCTGCCGACGCCCGCCGAGGAGGAGGGCCACGAGCACGGCCACGAGGGCGAGGGCGAGCACGCCCACGAGCACGCCCACGAAGAGGGGCACGAGGAAGGGCACGACCACGGCGACGCCGGGTACGACCCGCACATCTGGCTCGACCCGGCCCGCATGGCGACCATCGCCACCGCGCTCGGCGACCGGCTCGCGAAGGCCGACGCCGAGAACGCGGCCGAATACGAGAACCGGGCCAAGACCGTTGCGAAGCAGCTCACGGATCTGGACGCGAAGTTCAAGGACGGCCTCGCGACCTGCGAGCGCAAGGAGATCGTCACCGCGCACGCCGCGTTCGGGTACCTGACGCACCGGTACGGGCTCACCCAGATCTCGATCGCCGGGGTCGACCCGTCCAACGAGCCCTCCCCCGCGCGGCTGGCCGAGCTGACCGAGCACGTCAAGGAGGTCGGCGCCACGACCGTCTTCACCGAGACGCTCGTCAGCCCGAAGGTCGCCGAGACGCTCGCCCGGGAGGCCGGGGTGAAGACGGCCGTGCTCGATCCGGTCGAGGGCGTCGAGGAAGGCTCGTCCGACACCTACCTGACGATCATGAACAAGAACCTCGAAACCCTCAGACCCGCCCTGGGATGCTCATGA
- a CDS encoding metal ABC transporter ATP-binding protein translates to MSKADAAPSAPPFAMTAGRVRRDGREVLAGVDLRVDAGDVVAVLGPNGAGKSTLVKALLGLIPLAGGRTEIYGTAPARFRDWKRIGYVPQRLPMGGGVPATVREVVASGRVARRSRWRPASAADRAAVDAALAAVGLAGRARDTAHLLSGGQQQRVLIARALAGEPDAFVLDEPTAGVDAGSQEALAGTLGTLAGAGRTVVLVAHELGPMEPLVTRTVELAHGRVVHDVRHDAERTLRRPA, encoded by the coding sequence ATGAGCAAAGCCGACGCGGCACCGTCCGCACCGCCGTTCGCGATGACCGCCGGGCGCGTCCGGCGGGACGGCCGCGAGGTGCTGGCCGGCGTGGACCTGCGGGTCGACGCCGGCGACGTCGTCGCCGTCCTCGGCCCGAACGGCGCCGGAAAGTCGACGCTGGTCAAGGCGCTGCTCGGGCTGATCCCGCTGGCCGGGGGCCGCACCGAGATCTACGGAACCGCGCCCGCGCGGTTCCGCGACTGGAAGCGGATCGGGTACGTGCCGCAGCGGCTGCCGATGGGCGGCGGCGTCCCCGCGACCGTCCGGGAGGTCGTGGCGTCCGGCCGCGTCGCCCGCCGGTCCCGGTGGCGGCCCGCGTCGGCCGCCGACCGCGCCGCCGTGGACGCCGCGCTCGCCGCCGTCGGCCTCGCGGGCCGGGCGCGCGACACCGCCCACCTGCTGTCCGGCGGCCAGCAGCAGCGGGTGCTGATCGCCCGCGCGCTCGCCGGGGAACCCGACGCGTTCGTCCTGGACGAGCCGACCGCGGGCGTCGACGCGGGCAGCCAGGAGGCGCTCGCCGGGACGCTCGGCACGCTCGCCGGGGCGGGCCGCACGGTCGTCCTGGTGGCGCACGAGCTGGGCCCGATGGAGCCGCTCGTCACCCGGACGGTCGAGCTGGCGCACGGCCGCGTCGTCCACGACGTCCGTCATGACGCCGAGCGGACGCTGCGGAGGCCCGCGTGA